The proteins below come from a single bacterium genomic window:
- a CDS encoding CHAD domain-containing protein — protein sequence MPGEIKPLRIDPVVSASGAAPPARPRTAAIALDDSMTEAARKVLWRNWKRAHAAEPGARRGTDSEDLHDLRVAVRRMRVALRLFRGDLDRDAVRPIRKSLRRTARALGAVRDLDVFHDKVRHYLDALPGDRRTELDPLLALWRAEHAGARARLVKWLDSRAFAHFKAELGEYLRRHDAKPDRRGESRRGGDRVRDAVPVVLLRGWTSVRGYDESVNTPGAPPDELHQLRIACKRLRYTLEFFVRLLGTPAERLIAQLTNVQDHLGNLQDAVVACGILRNVLASGDWTGGDGGAGRCAPAAVVPGIAAYLDARQREIQTLVLTFPAVWGPVRSTKFKQQLLALTADW from the coding sequence ATGCCGGGCGAGATCAAACCGCTGCGTATCGACCCGGTCGTCTCGGCGTCCGGCGCCGCGCCGCCGGCGAGGCCGCGGACGGCGGCGATCGCCCTGGACGACTCGATGACGGAGGCCGCGCGGAAGGTCCTGTGGCGGAACTGGAAGCGCGCCCACGCCGCGGAACCCGGCGCGCGTCGCGGCACGGACAGCGAGGACCTCCACGACCTGCGCGTCGCGGTCCGGCGCATGCGCGTCGCGCTTCGCCTCTTTCGGGGCGACCTCGACCGGGACGCGGTCCGGCCTATTCGCAAGAGCCTCCGGCGCACGGCGCGCGCCCTCGGCGCGGTTCGCGACCTCGATGTCTTCCACGACAAGGTGCGGCACTATCTCGACGCGCTGCCGGGGGACCGGCGTACGGAGCTCGACCCCCTCCTCGCCCTGTGGAGGGCCGAGCACGCCGGCGCGCGGGCCCGGTTGGTGAAGTGGCTTGACAGCCGCGCGTTCGCGCACTTCAAGGCCGAGCTCGGCGAGTATCTGCGCCGGCACGACGCGAAGCCGGATCGTCGCGGCGAAAGCCGGCGCGGCGGCGACCGCGTCCGCGACGCGGTACCGGTCGTACTGCTCCGCGGCTGGACATCCGTTCGAGGGTACGACGAATCAGTGAATACACCCGGCGCGCCGCCCGACGAGCTCCACCAGCTGCGTATCGCGTGCAAGCGCCTGCGCTACACGCTGGAGTTCTTTGTACGGCTGCTCGGCACGCCGGCCGAGCGCCTCATCGCACAGCTCACGAACGTCCAAGACCATCTCGGCAACCTGCAGGACGCCGTCGTCGCCTGCGGGATTCTACGGAACGTCCTGGCCTCGGGGGATTGGACCGGCGGCGACGGCGGGGCCGGGCGCTGCGCGCCGGCGGCGGTCGTGCCCGGCATCGCGGCCTACCTCGACGCGCGGCAGCGCGAGATCCAGACGCTCGTGCTGACATTTCCGGCGGTGTGGG